The nucleotide sequence AACATTTCCGTGGGAAACGGGCCGTCGCCAACCCGGGTACTGTAAGCCTTTACCACGCCAATTGCCCGGTCAATCTTGGTCGGGCCCACCCCGGCTCCGATACACACACCGCCAGACACAGGATTGGAAGCGGTCACGTAAGGATACGTGCCTTGGTCAATGTCGAGCATACTCGCCTGAGCCCCTTCGAAGAGGATATCTCGGCCTTCGTCAATGGCGCGGTTAAGAACCACCGACGTATCCGTAATATAGGGACGCAGTATCTCGGCATACGCCGTATACTCGTCGAGGATCTCGTCCAAGTGAAACCCTTCCACCTCGTAGACTTTTTCGAAAAGACGATTCTTTTGTGCCAAATTGTCGGCCAGTTTCTCCGCGAACACCTCGGGTTCGAGCAGGTCGCACATTCGAATTCCCACCCGGGCCGCCTTATCCATATAACAAGGACCGATTCCTTTGCGGGTCGTTCCGATCTTTCCGTTTCCCCGGCGTTGTTCCTCCAACTCGTCCAATCGCCGGTGATAAGGAAGCACGACGTGAGCCCGATCACTGATTCGGAGGTTGCTCACCGACATACCCCGTTGCTCAAGGTATCGAATCTCTTCCACCAGCGCAGCGGGGTCCACCACCATTCCATTCCCGATGACGCACAGTTTATCCGGATATAAAATTCCTGATGGAATCAAATGCAATCTGTACTCCTGACCATCTAGATAAATCGTGTGCCCAGCATTATTGCCGCCTTGATACCGGGCGACCACTTCAGCGCGTTGGGCAAGGTAATCGGTAATCTTCCCTTTCCCTTCATCGCCCCACTGGGTCCCGACCACAACGACGGTTGCCACCCGCAGACACCTCCGTCTCTTAACCTGCCCCGTTGCGGGTTGCGCAACTCAGAGCGGTCACCGCCCCCAGTCTAGCAGCCCCCGGCGTGCGTGTCAACGGAAGCCCGAACGTTTCCCCATCATACGCCGTCAATCGTTCGGGTTAAAGGGAGGCGCGCCCAAGGCGACGAATGTAATAGAAGGGTAAATTACAGCTATGCGCCCATCTGCGGCCGCAGAGGGGGGAGCATTGTGGTTTCGGAAAAGTCGGAGCCATTGTTTGCGCTGGACATTGGGACGAGAACTGTCGTCGGGCTCACCGCCATTCCCGGAACAAAGGGATTAACGATCAAGGCGGTCGAAATTCTGGAACATGAAACTCGTTCTATGTTGGACGGACAAATTCACGACATACCCCGGGTCGCCGAGCTTATCCGGCGTCTCAAGGGACGGTTGGAAAAAAAGGTCGGTCCCCTTCGGGACGTGGCGGTGGCCGCCGCCGGCCGAGCGCTGAAAACCTGCCGGGGAAAGGCTGTTCGCGCCGTGAACGGTTCCCGTTTAGAGGCGGACGCTGTTCGCGGGTTAGAATTAGAAGCGCTGGAACAGGCTCGCCGAGAATTGGCGGGGGACGAAGAGTCTGCCGGACGTTATCATTGTGTAGGTTATTCCGTCGTCGAATACGAACTCGATGGGACGGCGATCGGCAATCTCCTCGGGCAAAGAGGACAGGAGGCCGGCGCCGAGGTCATCGGCACCTTTTTGCCAAAGGTGGTGGTCGAATCGTT is from Kyrpidia tusciae DSM 2912 and encodes:
- a CDS encoding adenylosuccinate synthase — protein: MATVVVVGTQWGDEGKGKITDYLAQRAEVVARYQGGNNAGHTIYLDGQEYRLHLIPSGILYPDKLCVIGNGMVVDPAALVEEIRYLEQRGMSVSNLRISDRAHVVLPYHRRLDELEEQRRGNGKIGTTRKGIGPCYMDKAARVGIRMCDLLEPEVFAEKLADNLAQKNRLFEKVYEVEGFHLDEILDEYTAYAEILRPYITDTSVVLNRAIDEGRDILFEGAQASMLDIDQGTYPYVTASNPVSGGVCIGAGVGPTKIDRAIGVVKAYSTRVGDGPFPTEMFDDVGREIRDRAGEYGTTTGRPRRIGWLDAVVVRHAHRVSGLDGLAVTRLDILSGLDELKICTGYRYRGQVLDEFPASLRVLSECEPIYETLPGWRDNLDTVRSYEDLPEAAQGYVERIAELVDTPLSLISTGPNREQTIALGEIFVSRR